The Vicia villosa cultivar HV-30 ecotype Madison, WI linkage group LG1, Vvil1.0, whole genome shotgun sequence genome includes a region encoding these proteins:
- the LOC131622112 gene encoding EPIDERMAL PATTERNING FACTOR-like protein 6 — protein MRSITMLMNKTHVTYVTFFMLSLILATTIASSITSRDVRRPVIFKNEIDIQHIEKTEEKFVPQTKSDKFKGLLSKKVISEIGSHPPSCVNGCDNCTPCTPTLVSGSPQEESWKCKCGDKLYDPPKK, from the exons ATGAGAAGTATTACTATGTTAATGAACAAGACCCATGTTACTTATGTAACATTTTTCATGCTCTCACTAATCTTAGCAACTACGATTGCTTCATCCATTACATCTAGAG atgTTAGGCGTCCTGTGATTTTCAAAAATGAGATAGATATTCAG CATATTGAGAAAACTGAAGAAAAGTTTGTGCCTCAAACAAAATCAGATAAATTTAAGGGTTTGTTATCAAAAAAGGTTATTAGTGAAATTGGATCGCATCCTCCAAGTTGCGTAAATGGTTGTGATAATTGTACTCCTTGTACACCTACCCTTGTGTCAGGCTCGCCACAAGAAGAATCGTGGAAATGCAAATGCGGTGATAAGTTATATGATCCACCCAAAAAATAA